A single window of Onychomys torridus chromosome 8, mOncTor1.1, whole genome shotgun sequence DNA harbors:
- the Mrpl22 gene encoding 39S ribosomal protein L22, mitochondrial → MAAAVLRELGALWVPNLRIRASQTLRVLPQSCIHTSASLDISRRWEKKNKIVYPPQLPGEPRRPAEIYHCRRQIKYSKDKMWYLAKLIRGMSIDQALAQLEFNDKKGAQIIKEVLLEAQDMAVRDHNVEFRSNLYVAESTSGRGQCLKRIRYHGRGRFGIMEKVYCHYFVKLVEGPPPLPEAPKTTVDHAKEYIQQLRNRTIIHTL, encoded by the exons ATGGCGGCCGCAGTGCTTCGGGAGTTGG GTGCGCTGTGGGTACCTAACCTGAGGATCCGGGCATCGCAGACGCTGCG aGTTCTACCCCAGTCATGTATCCACACAAGTGCTTCTCTTGACATTTCTCGGAGATGGGAGAAGAAGAATAAGATTGTTTACCCACCACAACTGCCTGGTGAACCTCGGAGACCAGCA GAAATTTACCATTGTAGGAGACAAATAAAATACAGCAAGGACAAGATGTGGTATCTGGCAAAATTG ATACGAGGCATGTCCATTGATCAGGCTTTGGCTCAGTTGGAGTTCAATGATAAAAAGGGGGCTCAAATAATTAAAGAG GTACTCTTAGAAGCACAAGACATGGCAGTGAGAGACCATAATGTGGAATTCAGATCCAACTTATATGTAG CCGAGTCTACCTCAGGTCGAGGCCAGTGCCTGAAGCGCATTCGTTACCATGGCCGAGGTCGCTTTGGCATCATGGAAAAGGTCTATTGCCACTATTTTGTGAAGCTGGTGGAAGGACCTCCACCCCTGCCCGAAGCACCCAAGACAACAGTCGACCATGCCAAGGAGTATATTCAGCAACTTCGAAACCGGACCATCATCCACACTCTGTGA
- the LOC118589636 gene encoding T-cell-specific guanine nucleotide triphosphate-binding protein 2-like: MGQSPSTPDTKAHNMASSFNAFFKTFKMESKIISEETINLIQSFVQEGDIQKTISTINTALADIENAPLSIAVTGETGAGKSTFINALRGIGHEEVESAKNGVLETTMNRQDYTHPKFPNVTIWDLPGVGTTTYKPGKYLKKMKFQEYDFFVIVSATRFRENDAQLAKAIARMKKNFYFVRTKIDSDLWNEKNCRPRTYNKEKLLEDIRKDCVEKLQRANVASSRVFLVSSIEVAQFDFPRLVSTLLKELPAHKRHIFMQCLPNVTEVAIDQKKDVLKQKIWLEALKSGVLATIPMMFFFKDDIEELEKALIYYRSCFGLDDKSLENMASELSLPVEKLESSIQSPHLLSSEMEESVGEKLVKYLEKIFAVTGGLIATGLYFRKSYYLQNYFLDIVANDAKILLKKRGFLEDCGDSEEGCENRENETAGL; the protein is encoded by the coding sequence ATGGGTCAGTCTCCTTCCACACCTGATACAAAGGCCCACAATATGGCCTCCAGCTTTAATGCATTTTTCAAAACTTTCAAGATGGAAAGTAAGATCATTTCTGAGGAGACCATCAATTTAATTCAGTCGTTTGTGCAGGAAGGGGACATACAGAAGACAATTTCCACAATCAACACTGCTTTGGCAGACATTGAGAATGCCCCTCTGAGCATCGCAGTGACAGGGGAGACCGGGGCAGGAAAGTCCACTTTCATCAATGCCCTGCGGGGCATAGGACATGAAGAGGTCGAGTCAGCTAAGAATGGAGTACTGGAGACCACAATGAATAGACAGGATTATACCCACCCTAAGTTCCCTAATGTGACCATCTGGGATCTCCCTGGGGTGGGGACAACTACCTATAAACCAGGAAAATACCTGAAGAAAATGAAGTTCCAGGAGTATGACTTTTTTGTTATCGTCTCAGCCACTCGCTTTAGAGAGAATGATGCCCAGCTAGCCAAAGCAATCGCAAGAATGAAGAAGAATTTCTATTTTGTTCGAACAAAAATTGATAGTGATTTGTGGAATGAGAAAAACTGTAGACCCAGGACCTACAATAAGGAAAAACTCCTGGAGGATATCCGAAAAGATTGTGTGGAGAAGCTCCAGAGGGCCAACGTAGCCTCCTCTCGAGTCTTCTTAGTCTCCAGCATCGAGGTAGCACAGTTTGACTTTCCTCGCTTGGTGTCCACCCTTCTGAAAGAGCTGCCGGCACACAAGCGTCACATCTTCATGCAGTGCCTGCCTAACGTAACCGAGGTTGCTATTGATCAAAAGAAAGATGTCCTGAAGCAGAAGATCTGGCTGGAGGCTCTGAAGTCCGGAGTGCTGGCCACCATCCCTATGATGTTTTTCTTCAAGGATGACattgaggagctggagaaggcCCTGATTTACTACAGGTCTTGCTTTGGGCTGGATGACAAGTCACTGGAAAACATGGCCAGCGAGTTGTCCCTGCCTGTGGAGAAGCTTGAGTCCAGCATCCAGTCACCTCATTTGCTGTCAAGTGAGATGGAGGAGTCTGTGGGGGAAAAGCTGGTGAAATACCTGGAGAAAATTTTTGCTGTCACTGGAGGACTTATAGCCACTGGCCTTTACTTTAGAAAGAGTTACTACCTCCAAAATTATTTCCTCGAC